The Thermosynechococcus sp. CL-1 genomic interval GGCAATCGGTTGTTGCGACAGTCGCGCCTGAGTCAAGCCCGCATTGCCGATTTAGCCTCCCACCTCACGGAGATTTTTTCGGGGATTCGTCTGATTAAGGCGTTTGCGGCTGAGGACTATGCCGTAGAGCAGTTTGAACAGCAGGCTGATATGAACCGTCGTGCTCGCTACCGTGCCGAACGCATTAAGTCAATGCAATACCCGGTGGTGGGGTTTCTTGAGGCCCTGAGCATTATGCTGCTCTTTATCTTGGGGGCGTGGCAAATCAATGCCGGTCATCTCACAGGGCCGCAGTTCCTCAGCTTTGTTGCCGCAGTAGCGCTACTGATGGAACCCATTAATATGATTTCTGCTGATTACAATGAACTCAAAATGGCACAGGCGTCGGTGGAGCGTAGCTTTGGCCTGTTGGCTCTCGAACCCACGATCAAGGAAATGAGCCATGCGCAGCCCCTACCCCCCATTTCTGGCAAAGTGCAATACCTAGATGTGTGCTTTGGCTATGATCCAGAGCGTCCCGTGCTCAAGGACTTTAATCTCTTGGCGGAGCCGGGCGAGGTGATTGCTCTTGTAGGACATTCAGGAGCAGGTAAATCCACCATTGTTAACCTCTTGCCCCGGTTTTATGACCCCCAAGCGGGAAAAGTGTTGATTGACGGCATTGATATTAAAACGGTGACGCTGAAAAGCCTGCGGCGGCAAATCGGTATTGTTCCCCAAGAAACAATTCTTTTTTCAGGGACGATCGCCCACAACATTGCTTTTGGTTATGCTGAACCCGATTGGGAGCGACTGATTGAGGCAGCCAAAATCGCCAATGCCCATGACTTTATTACTCAGTGTCCCGATGGCTATCAGACATGGGTCGGGGAAAGGGGGATTAATCTCTCTGGGGGTCAACGCCAACGACTGGCGATCGCCCGTGCAGTTTATGCCGATCCACGGATCTTAATTTTGGATGAGGCCACCTCTGCTTTGGACTCTGAATCGGAAGCCTTGGTGCAAAGTGCTTTGGAGAAAGCAATGAAGGGGCGCACCGTCTTTATTATTGCCCACCGTTTAGCCACGGTTCGTCGCGCCGATCG includes:
- a CDS encoding ABC transporter ATP-binding protein, yielding MLWNTSYRPLLAYILPYRRRLLVAFLCTLGYVSTMPAIAYLIGQAAKLIGAGDLIGLIQWCAASSLLFVGRSFCQFGQDVLMSDISLRIVYDIRVRLYRHLHRLGVDYFEKAATGDLTYRLTEDVDRIGVMVNSSFHRLIPSTLTTVAVIGYMFYLNWQLTLGTMIIAPLMTFLIAWFGNRLLRQSRLSQARIADLASHLTEIFSGIRLIKAFAAEDYAVEQFEQQADMNRRARYRAERIKSMQYPVVGFLEALSIMLLFILGAWQINAGHLTGPQFLSFVAAVALLMEPINMISADYNELKMAQASVERSFGLLALEPTIKEMSHAQPLPPISGKVQYLDVCFGYDPERPVLKDFNLLAEPGEVIALVGHSGAGKSTIVNLLPRFYDPQAGKVLIDGIDIKTVTLKSLRRQIGIVPQETILFSGTIAHNIAFGYAEPDWERLIEAAKIANAHDFITQCPDGYQTWVGERGINLSGGQRQRLAIARAVYADPRILILDEATSALDSESEALVQSALEKAMKGRTVFIIAHRLATVRRADRILVLEQGQIIESGSHEELLARPSRYAQFYTQQYFQETE